The window CACCGCGCGTGCGGTCGCGAAGCTGTTGGCGCACATGGACTCTCACGGCTACACCCATGCCTACCCGCATCTCGGTGGAGTGCCGATGGAGGAGAAGCCGGCGTGGAACATCAACGCCGGCTACGTGCACCGTGCCCCCCATGTGCTGCCCAAGTCCGGTACGCACCGACCGTGGAACGTGCGGCACAACTACGTCCTCGACGCCGTCGACCAACGTTTCGACCGCATCGACGAGTCGATGGTCTTCGGTCGGGTATCGCCGAAATTGCATTCCAGCAGCGAAATGTCGAGTGAAGACCTGCTGGAACGCAATTTCGGCGCTTGAGGGTTAGGGAGCGACGGTAAGCCAGTCCGCGAAGCCCGACGGGTCGTGACGGCCCAGGGCGCCGTGCTCGAACAGGCCCCAGCCCTCGCGTTCGGTCCCGTCCGCCTCGCGGCACACCGCCCGGCCGACGTGGTCGATGACGCCGAACCCGGCCCGCCCGATGACGGCGGGATCGGTCATGTCATAGGTCAGCCGTTCGGTGAAGTTCGGTCCCTTCCACACGCCGTGCAGCCAGTCGGAGTCCCCGCCGTACCCGCCGCCGGCGTGAATCGGTACCGCGAGTTTGGATTCCACGTCGAAATGCAGCGGGCTGCCGTCCAATGCGGTGGCCTCGACCGTCGCGCCGGTCGGGATGCGGGTGCCCGAGCGGTACTGGATCTTGACCCGCGGCCAGCCCAGTTGCTCGACACGGCCGTCCTTCCAGACCCGGGTGCAGTCGTTGAGCGACCGGAACCCCAGCGGATCCTCCTGGATGATGATCACGATGCCGAAGTCGTCGAAAGCCATCGGGATGTAGAGCCACCACATGCCTTCGAACGGCGGATCGTCGGGCCGGCCGGCGGGTTCGGCCTCGCCGATCGGCCGGATGCCCCACGACCTGTCGCGGGTGCCGATCCACTGGGCGGGGTCGACGGCGATATCGGTGCCGTCGATCGACAACTGCCCGCTCCATGACCCGACCTGCGCGAAGCGCTGCGCGTTCAGCGTGACCCGGGTGCCGCGCCGCATGATGTGCGGCTGCTCCTGGACGGCGTCGAACAGCCCCTCCCAGGTGAGATCGGCTACGATGCCGTCGGTTTCGTCGAGGACGATACGCAGCTTGCGCAGCGGTTCGATGACCTCGACGCGGTAGTTGCCGATGTGCTGGTTGAGCCGGTCCTGGTCGATCGCGTCGGACAGGTGCACCGCGGTCTGGGTGTCACCGCGCCTTACCAGAAAGAAGGCGTCCTTGACCCCGAGGTTCGGGTAGTACCCGAGGCCGGTGATGACGAAGATGTCGCCGGTGCGGTCATGGGCGTTGAAGTACGACCGGTCGTAGAAATTGCGGTCCGACGAGCCGGGCCACGCAATCGGCTGGGGGATCTGGTGTACCGGGAATTCGTCCATCGGTCCGAGCATCAGTCGGCCTCTCCGATCAGTCGTTTGAGCAGTGACGCGTGGTAGAACAACGATTCGATGTCGTCGGGCCTCTCGATCTCACCGAAGTGGACACGGCGTGTGCCGGTGCGCATGAACACGCAGCACCACACCACCGCCGAGTACACGTGGAACCAGTGCAGATCACCGACCTCGACACCGGTGAGCTTCCGGTACGTGTCGCGAACGTCGTCCTCGCGCAGGAAGTCCGGCATACCCGGTAGCCCGGCGAGTTTCGTCAACTCCTGGAAGACCATGTGCGCGAAGCTGATCCAGGCGAGGTCGAACTCCCGCGGCCCGATGGTGGCCATCTCCCAGTCGAGGACGGCGACGGGGCGGAAGTCCCGGTAGATGACGTTGCCGATCCGCGAATCGCCCCACACCAGTACGGGTTCGGAGGCGGCGACGTCGTGCGAGAAGTGTTCTTCGAGCCAGCTGATCGCGCGTTCGACCAGGGGGGAGCTCCCGAGGTCGGCGCTGCTGAACGCATACCACCGGGTGAGCCAGCCGAAATGACGGTGCAGCGCGGTCTCGCCCGGTGGGTCGATCTCCTGCAGGA is drawn from Mycolicibacterium gilvum and contains these coding sequences:
- a CDS encoding phosphotransferase family protein — translated: MTSEPAVDNVDRLQRSSRDLSDVPAALSRWLSTKLPGVTPDAPVDITVEDGIDANGMSSETILLRGRWSDGGDPVEHRWVARVAPTDADIPVFEHYRLDHQHEVMRLVAESTDVAVPAVRWLEDTGDVLGRPFFLMDRVDGVVPPDVMPYTFGDNWLYDASPEQQRALQDRTVEVLAALHSIPDAQRTFGFLQEIDPPGETALHRHFGWLTRWYAFSSADLGSSPLVERAISWLEEHFSHDVAASEPVLVWGDSRIGNVIYRDFRPVAVLDWEMATIGPREFDLAWISFAHMVFQELTKLAGLPGMPDFLREDDVRDTYRKLTGVEVGDLHWFHVYSAVVWCCVFMRTGTRRVHFGEIERPDDIESLFYHASLLKRLIGEAD